A window of the Candidatus Tectomicrobia bacterium genome harbors these coding sequences:
- a CDS encoding twin-arginine translocation signal domain-containing protein — MPKGISRREFLKGAAAMGAAATMGGLRAEEARAAKGVFLWANGSEARSLDPARAITTGDSLARSWANGLLRFKPGLGDPSAYELDLAEKWDSSNGGKTYTFQLRKGVQAHHGAGELTSADVKWSLERLRDKRLTSIFRGRYEGIDGIETPDKYTVRFHLKEPDGLFLSKMMNFRGGYILSRGKATDDVGTNYMWSPVGTGPFQVVQVKPKEAYIFERHEKYFRGTPKIRRYEFRIIPDINTRILGLRRGELDAIYLATLPKRLLDSLKSDPNISVDIPDSDYAASLHFNLRMKPMDDIRVRKAIAYAINRKEIADLFRPMARELYSVIAPACVGGLKPEEVPAELRYDYDPNKAKALLAEAGYRSGLQLETAVSPLPHIQRPIQVIQQHLAQVGIQLKVNVVEQTIYLRGSRQDKYPFVSYGGKRFPHAYDHLFEWYHSKSDVTLPTRQTNISHYGNIGGSVDKLIEEMGRISDTKRQVELAKQAQIQILKDLPAYPFYTPLVGFAHRKNVKFGFKFEDSTVFSYYITEQSEVA, encoded by the coding sequence ATGCCGAAGGGAATCAGCCGGAGAGAATTCTTGAAAGGCGCGGCCGCCATGGGCGCGGCGGCCACGATGGGCGGCCTGCGCGCGGAGGAGGCACGGGCGGCCAAGGGAGTTTTCCTGTGGGCCAACGGCTCCGAGGCCCGGTCCCTGGACCCGGCCAGGGCCATCACCACGGGGGACAGCCTGGCCCGCAGCTGGGCGAACGGATTGCTGCGCTTCAAGCCCGGCTTGGGGGACCCTTCGGCGTATGAGCTCGACCTCGCCGAGAAGTGGGACTCCAGCAACGGGGGCAAGACCTATACCTTCCAGCTCCGCAAGGGCGTTCAGGCCCACCACGGCGCCGGCGAGCTGACCTCGGCCGATGTGAAGTGGAGCCTTGAACGGCTCAGGGACAAGCGGCTCACCTCCATCTTCCGGGGCCGCTACGAGGGCATCGACGGCATCGAGACGCCGGACAAATATACCGTGCGCTTCCACCTGAAGGAGCCGGACGGACTCTTTCTCTCCAAGATGATGAACTTCCGGGGAGGCTACATCCTCTCGCGGGGCAAGGCGACGGACGACGTCGGTACCAACTACATGTGGAGCCCCGTCGGCACCGGACCCTTCCAGGTGGTGCAGGTCAAGCCGAAGGAAGCCTATATCTTTGAGCGCCACGAGAAGTATTTCCGGGGCACGCCGAAGATCCGGCGCTACGAGTTCCGCATCATCCCCGACATCAACACCCGCATCCTCGGCCTGAGGCGGGGGGAGCTGGACGCCATCTACCTGGCGACCCTGCCCAAGCGGCTGCTCGACAGCCTGAAGTCCGACCCGAACATCAGCGTGGACATCCCGGACTCCGACTACGCGGCCTCCCTGCACTTCAACCTGCGCATGAAGCCCATGGACGACATCCGGGTCCGCAAGGCCATCGCCTACGCGATCAACCGCAAGGAGATCGCGGACCTCTTCCGCCCGATGGCCCGGGAGCTCTACAGCGTCATCGCGCCGGCCTGCGTGGGCGGCCTAAAGCCGGAGGAGGTCCCGGCCGAGCTCCGCTATGACTATGACCCCAATAAGGCCAAGGCCTTGCTCGCCGAGGCCGGCTACAGGAGCGGGCTCCAGCTCGAGACGGCGGTTTCCCCGCTGCCCCACATCCAGCGGCCGATCCAGGTCATCCAGCAGCACCTGGCCCAGGTGGGAATCCAGCTGAAGGTGAACGTGGTCGAGCAGACGATCTACCTGCGCGGCTCCCGCCAGGACAAGTACCCGTTCGTGTCTTACGGAGGGAAGCGCTTCCCCCACGCCTATGATCACCTGTTCGAGTGGTACCATTCGAAGTCCGACGTGACCCTGCCCACCCGCCAGACGAACATCTCCCACTACGGGAACATCGGCGGCAGCGTGGACAAGCTCATCGAGGAGATGGGCCGGATCAGCGACACCAAGCGGCAGGTCGAGCTCGCCAAGCAGGCGCAGATCCAGATACTGAAGGACTTGCCCGCTTATCCGTTCTATACCCCGCTCGTGGGTTTCGCCCACCGGAAAAACGTGAAGTTCGGCTTCAAGTTCGAGGACTCGACCGTGTTCTCCTATTATATCACGGAGCAGTCGGAGGTCGCTTAG